The following DNA comes from Thermoleophilia bacterium.
GCCGATCGTCGTGCCGAGCTGGCCCAGCAGTCCGCCGACGACGAAGTCCGGGCGGCTGCCGATCGGGCCCGCCAGGAAGCGCGGGCAGCTGCATCCAGCACCGCGCCTGACTGGGAGCGGACCGACTCCACGCGCGAGGGAGACGGGGACTCCGGATCGGCACCGAGGCGCCGCCGTGGCGGTCCCGGCGCCGGCGGATACCGAACTTTCTGACCCCGCCGACCAGGATGCCTGGCATGCGTGAGGTGAGCATCAAAGACACGATGAGCGGCGAGCGCCGGATCATCGACCCGGACAACGAAGTCGGCATCTACGCCTGCGGGCCCACCGTCTACGGCCGGATCCACATCGGCAACGCCCGTCCCTACGTGGTCTTTTCCCTTCTGGCGCGATTCCTGAGGAGCGAGGGCTACCGGACCAGGCTGGCGATCAACGTCACCGACATCAACGACAAGATCTACACGGCCGCCGCCGACCGGGGAATTCCGTCAGCGGAGCTGGCAGCCGAGATGACCGCCGCCTACTTCGAGGACACCGGCCGCCTCGGGCTCGGCCGCCCCGATGCCGAGCCACTCGCGACCGGGACCGTCGGCGGCATCATCGAACTGATCCAGACCCTGGTTGATGACGGCCACGCCTACGAATCGGGCGGAGACGTCTATTTCTCGGTCCGGGACTTCGACGGCTACGGCAAGCTCTCGCACCGGACGCCGGATGACATGGAGCAGGGGGAAGGCGACGATGCCGGGACGCTGAAGCGCGACCGGCTCGACTTCGCCCTCTGGAAGACCCACAAGGAGGGGGAGGACACGTCCTGGGACTCGCCGTGGGGACCCGGGCGGCCAGGCTGGCACATCGAGTGCTCGGCGATGGCCGAGGCCGAGCTCGGCGAACTGCCCTTCGCGATCCACGGCGGCGGCTCCGACCTGGTCTTCCCTCACCACGAGAACGAGATCGCGCAGTCCGAGGCGGCGCGCGGCAAGGCGCTGGCCAAGGTCTGGATGCACAACGGCATGATCGAAACCGACGCGGCCAAGATGTCGAAGTCGGACGGCAACATCTTCCAGCTGTCCGAGGCGCTCGACGCCTACGGGGCTGAAGCGGTCGTCTCGTACCTGATCTCGGGCCACTACCGGCAACCGCTGGCGTTCGGTGAAGCGAACCTAGAAGAGGCGGTCTCGCGGGTTGAACGCCTGCGGAACTTCCTCCGGGGCAATCCGCCCGGGGCTCCGGCCGGACCGGAGGCTGCGGCCGCAGTAGCTCGTTTCCGCGACGCCCTTGCCGATGACTTCAATACGCCCCGCGCCATGGTCGAGGTCTTCGAGCTGGTGCGCAGCGCCAACCAGGGCGAAGTCGAGGGTGCATCCGCGGCCCTGGTCGAGATGCTCGATCTTGTCGGCCTGGGTTCCCTTGCCGACGCTCCGTCAGGTGAAGGGCCCGGCACGGATGCCACCGCGCTGCTCGAACAGCGCCAGAAGGCAAGGGCAGACAAGGACTTCGCCCGGGCAGACGAGATCCGCGACCAGCTGGCAGGTCTCGGCTGGGAAGTGCGGGACAGCCCCGAAGGGGCCTCGCTCGTGCCGATCTCGGGCTCATGAGCTCCACCGAGCTGATCTACGGCCGCCAGCCGGTGGCCGAGGCCGAGCGTGGCCGTCGCCAGGTCCATCGCATCTGGCGCTCCCCCGAGACATCGTCGGCGGAGTTGGCCAGGTTGGTGGGAAGCGAAGACCACCAGGGCGTGGTCGCCGAAGTCGATCCTTTCCCCTACGTCGGCGGCCAGGAGCTCCTGATCAAGCCCGACGCCCTGATCGTGGTCCTCGACCAGATCCAGGATCCACGAAACTTCGGTGCGGTCTGCCGCTCGGCGGAAGTCGCCGGCGCTGACGGGGTCGTGATCCCCGATCGCCGTGCCGCCTCGGTCACCGCGGTGACCTGCAAGGCGTCGGCCGGCGCGGTCGAGCACCTCAACATCGCCAGGGTCAGGAACGTCAGCGACTGGCTGGCCGAAGCGAAGACCGCGGGCTTCTGGGTGTGGGGCGCCGACGGCTCCTCCGACCAGACTCCCTGGCAGACCGACCTGACCGGCAAGACGGTGCTCGTGATGGGCACCGAGGGCAAAGGACTGCGACCCCGGGTGGCCGACAGCTGCGACGGACTCGTCGCGATCCCGCAGCGCGGAAAGATCGAGTCGCTGAACGTCTCAGTGGCCGCCTCCGTGCTCCTTTTCGAAGCGATCCGCCAGCGCAACCCCTGACTTTTCTGCAAGTTGCGTTGCACCAATTTGCGGGCAGGGGTTGACAGAACTCTGCTAACCCGTAAACTAATCAATAGATAAAGGGTGAACCTCAACCTGAGTGTGAGGATCATCCGTCATGTAAGGGCGCCCAGGGGAGGTAAGTGGCGCCACAGAACTCTTCTAAAGGAGAATGTTCGGTGGCTACCTCAACCTCAAATGCGGTTATACCTACAGTCCCACCCCGGCTACGCATCTCACCAGTAGGGCACACTAAGCCTCGACTAGAGCCTGATGATCAGACTCTCGTCGCCCAGTCGAAGCTCGGAAAGACCGAAGCGACGGACAAGTTGATCCGCCGTTACCACGGTTTCGTCCGGCTCAAGGCTTCTTCGTATTTCCTGGTCGGCGGAGACTCCGACGACCTGATCCAGGAGGGCCTGCTGGGCCTTTACAAGGCGATCCGCGATTACCGGACCGACCGCGAGTCGAGCTTCCGCAATTTCGCGGAGCTCTGCATCACCCGCCAGATCATCACCGCGGTCAAGACCGCCACACGCAACAAGCACGTGCCGCTCAACCAGTACGTATCGTTCGGCCAGTCGCCGGCGGCCAACAGCGAGTCGGATACGACCATGGAAGAGATACTTCCCGGTCCGACCGCCTTCGACCCGGTCAACCAGGCGATCTCATCGGAAGAGCTGGGCAGTCTCGTCTCGTGCCTGCGCGCCAGCCTTTCGGAAATGGAGAGCAGTGTGCTCGGCTATTACCTCGAGGACCGGTCCTACGAAGAAGTGGCACTGATGCTCGGTTGTGACACGAAGACCGTCGACAACGCCCTCCAACGCGTAAAGCGCAAGGTCAGCCGGCATCTCGAGTCGCGCGACGTCGCTGTCTGAACCACTTCTGCTAGGACATAAAGCCAGAAACTGACCTTCGCGCTACCCTCGGATGGTGCGGTTCTTTCGGTATGCAGTGATTGTCTCGTCGTTGTTCGCGGTATCTCTGGTAGTTGGATCGACGGGGTGCGGCAGGGGTGATTCGGTGCCGCAAGGGCCGTCGTATGCGGGTGCTCCGGTCACGGTGGAGGGACTGAGGCTCCCTGCGCGGGTTGAGGGCGAGAACGTCTCCCTTGGCATCAAGGGCGGTTTTTCTCCCCGTTTCTGGCCCGGGGTCAACCTCGGCGTGACGACACCCGGGACCTTGCCTGGAGAGTTGGCGGCCTCAAGAAAAGACTATGTCCGCTGGCTGGCGGAAATGGGCGAACTCGGCGTTCGTCTCTTGCGGGTTTACACGATTCTGCCACCGCGATTCTACGAAGAGTTTGCGCGATACAACCGGTCGCATCAGGAGGATCCGATCTACCTTCTCCACGGTGCCTGGATCCCGGAAGAGGGGTTCCTCAAGAAACGCGATGCATTCGCGGTGCTCGATCAGTGGAAGTCGGAGTTGACCGATGCGGTTGACGTGGTGCACGGGGACGCCGACATTCCAGACCGGCCCGGGCACGCTTCCGGCAGTTACCGAACGGATGTGTCCAGATGGCTGCTCGGCTGGTCGGTGGGTGTGGAGTGGGACCCGGCAGTGACGATAGAGACCAACCGGAAGAACGCCGGCATGAGGCCGTTCGAGGGGCGCTATATTCGTGTCTCGAGCAACGCAAATCCGATGGAGAGCTGGATCGCAGCCGGAATGGACCATGTTGCCGGACTCGAAGCGAAGCGAGGCTGGAGCCGTCCGATCACCTTCACGAACTGGCTGACCACGGACCCCCTTCAACACCCAACCGAGCCAGCCGCCTCGGAGGACGCGGTTTCGATCGATCCGATGAATATAGCTGCGACTGCTGCCTGGCCTGCCGGGGTCTTCGCGAGCTACCACGTCTATCCGTATTACCCGGATTTCCTGCGCTGGGAGTACCAGGATGTGGTGGCCAGAGATGGACAGCCGGACCCGTACGTAGGGTACTTGCGCGAACTGAAGGCCCACCATCGGGGGATGCCGGTCATGGTCACTGAATTTGGTGTTCCGTCAAGCATTGGCCTTGCCCACCTAGGCCCACTCGGTCGTAACCAGGGCGGACACTCCGAACAGGAGGCGGGAGACATCGACGCCGGGCTGCTGCGCAGGATCCAGGAAGAGGGCTTCGCCGGAGGCGTACTGTTCGAGTGGACGGACGAGTGGTTCAAGATCACATGGAACACGCTCGACCTCGAAAAGCCGGACGGTCGAAAGGCGTTGTGGAGAAACGTCTTGACGAACGAAGAGCAC
Coding sequences within:
- a CDS encoding cysteine--tRNA ligase, translating into MREVSIKDTMSGERRIIDPDNEVGIYACGPTVYGRIHIGNARPYVVFSLLARFLRSEGYRTRLAINVTDINDKIYTAAADRGIPSAELAAEMTAAYFEDTGRLGLGRPDAEPLATGTVGGIIELIQTLVDDGHAYESGGDVYFSVRDFDGYGKLSHRTPDDMEQGEGDDAGTLKRDRLDFALWKTHKEGEDTSWDSPWGPGRPGWHIECSAMAEAELGELPFAIHGGGSDLVFPHHENEIAQSEAARGKALAKVWMHNGMIETDAAKMSKSDGNIFQLSEALDAYGAEAVVSYLISGHYRQPLAFGEANLEEAVSRVERLRNFLRGNPPGAPAGPEAAAAVARFRDALADDFNTPRAMVEVFELVRSANQGEVEGASAALVEMLDLVGLGSLADAPSGEGPGTDATALLEQRQKARADKDFARADEIRDQLAGLGWEVRDSPEGASLVPISGS
- the rlmB gene encoding 23S rRNA (guanosine(2251)-2'-O)-methyltransferase RlmB, producing MSSTELIYGRQPVAEAERGRRQVHRIWRSPETSSAELARLVGSEDHQGVVAEVDPFPYVGGQELLIKPDALIVVLDQIQDPRNFGAVCRSAEVAGADGVVIPDRRAASVTAVTCKASAGAVEHLNIARVRNVSDWLAEAKTAGFWVWGADGSSDQTPWQTDLTGKTVLVMGTEGKGLRPRVADSCDGLVAIPQRGKIESLNVSVAASVLLFEAIRQRNP
- the sigH gene encoding RNA polymerase sporulation sigma factor SigH, producing MSPVGHTKPRLEPDDQTLVAQSKLGKTEATDKLIRRYHGFVRLKASSYFLVGGDSDDLIQEGLLGLYKAIRDYRTDRESSFRNFAELCITRQIITAVKTATRNKHVPLNQYVSFGQSPAANSESDTTMEEILPGPTAFDPVNQAISSEELGSLVSCLRASLSEMESSVLGYYLEDRSYEEVALMLGCDTKTVDNALQRVKRKVSRHLESRDVAV